From Zavarzinella sp., one genomic window encodes:
- a CDS encoding S1 RNA-binding domain-containing protein, producing MMTDTPSNQPTPEPETTPTAPVAENAPVAAPETAAPESGVAPADPTAAPGGEGKPDDSRRKFYRDKRPKEPEKRKIDFTELSTGLKIRALDEQLEAEMAAAMSGFDSLMGGSAPSAAPAPQKQVEENQGRIIAIRGNDVFLDLPGKRMEGLMSLTMFAEKPQIGDVVDVHFESVDNENGLIRLSKKGAAISVDWSSVRVGQTVEARVTGTNRGGLAVEVNGIRGFMPISQIDIYRVENADSYINQRLVCEITEANPTEKNLVVSRRILLERERETQKAKFWEEMEEGQVRKGTVRSIQKFGAFVDLGGADGLIPMNELAWHRVDRAEDLLQIGQVIEVKVAKIDRATRKISLSLKALAVSPWETLGIHAGSRIQGKVTRIMEFGAFVEITPGVEGLVHVSELSVGKVYRVRDVVQEGQQVDVQVLNIDKENRKISLSIKALQDEQRRKDNEIAQAELAAKLAAEEAEEAANPPKPKKPIKFKLRGGK from the coding sequence ATGATGACGGATACCCCTTCTAACCAGCCCACGCCAGAACCAGAAACCACCCCCACGGCACCAGTGGCAGAAAACGCCCCGGTAGCAGCACCCGAAACGGCAGCACCCGAAAGTGGGGTGGCACCTGCAGACCCCACTGCGGCACCAGGTGGGGAAGGAAAACCAGACGATAGTCGACGGAAGTTTTATCGCGATAAGCGCCCCAAAGAGCCAGAAAAGCGGAAGATCGACTTCACAGAATTATCCACCGGCCTGAAAATTCGCGCCCTGGATGAACAACTGGAAGCCGAAATGGCTGCAGCGATGTCTGGTTTCGATTCGCTGATGGGTGGTTCTGCCCCCAGTGCGGCACCCGCACCCCAAAAGCAGGTGGAGGAAAACCAGGGTCGCATTATTGCCATTCGTGGGAATGATGTATTTCTGGACTTGCCCGGTAAACGGATGGAAGGGCTGATGTCACTGACCATGTTCGCCGAAAAACCACAGATTGGCGACGTAGTGGATGTGCACTTTGAATCGGTTGACAATGAAAATGGCCTGATTCGCCTCAGCAAAAAGGGTGCGGCAATCAGCGTCGACTGGTCCAGCGTCCGCGTGGGGCAGACTGTCGAAGCCCGCGTTACTGGCACCAATCGTGGTGGACTGGCAGTCGAAGTCAACGGCATTCGTGGGTTTATGCCGATCAGCCAGATTGATATTTACCGCGTCGAGAATGCCGATAGTTACATTAACCAGCGGCTGGTGTGCGAAATTACGGAAGCCAACCCCACGGAAAAGAACCTGGTGGTCAGCCGCCGGATTCTGCTGGAACGGGAAAGGGAAACCCAGAAAGCCAAGTTCTGGGAAGAAATGGAAGAAGGTCAGGTGCGGAAAGGCACCGTGCGTTCGATCCAGAAATTCGGGGCCTTCGTCGATCTGGGTGGGGCTGATGGCCTGATTCCGATGAACGAACTGGCGTGGCACCGCGTCGATCGGGCGGAAGATCTGTTGCAGATTGGCCAGGTAATCGAAGTGAAAGTGGCCAAAATTGATCGTGCCACCAGAAAAATCTCGCTGAGCCTCAAGGCACTTGCCGTCAGTCCGTGGGAAACCCTGGGTATTCACGCTGGCTCCCGCATTCAGGGGAAAGTCACCCGCATCATGGAATTTGGTGCGTTTGTGGAAATCACCCCAGGCGTTGAAGGCCTGGTGCACGTTTCCGAACTTTCTGTGGGCAAAGTCTACCGTGTGCGGGATGTCGTGCAGGAAGGTCAGCAGGTGGATGTGCAGGTGCTGAACATCGACAAAGAGAACCGCAAAATCAGTTTGTCGATCAAGGCACTGCAGGATGAACAGCGTCGCAAAGACAATGAGATTGCTCAGGCAGAACTGGCTGCCAAGTTGGCGGCAGAAGAAGCGGAAGAGGCAGCCAACCCACCCAAACCGAAAAAGCCAATCAAGTTCAAGCTACGGGGCGGGAAGTAA
- the metG gene encoding methionine--tRNA ligase, whose protein sequence is MSERPRWFQTTAIDYPNSRPHIGTAFEKLGADVQARYRRMEGYDVVMLMGNDENTLKVADKATELGRDTQEYCDDMARQFREVWDLLDIQYDVFIQTSHERHKNCCRKFIQKVYDNGHIYKGEYSGWFCPGCEEFKSDKVHKDNNGNCPNHNRPLVRRSEPCWFFRLSAFKDRLIKHLKDHPNFIQPEIRRNEMLGILEVDGLLDLNISRQGEQWGIPLPFDPEFTIYVWFDALLTYITGIGYGDDEEQFRKYWPCDVHFIGKDITRFHTLIWPAMLWAAGEELPRQVFSHGFVNINGTKMGKALGNVKEPREIIEKSSVDVYRYYFMRECPFPDDGDYSGERYEEVNDSELSNNLGNLLSRVVTIPAKNFNSALTGTANQLPQPAVPGLDLALFVGKVRELVETCRYNMALQTIFLELLTPTNQYLESNAPWKLVKTDMEAAKQVIFNAIQSLRIASILLKPFIPTSAATIYNSFNFDIPWDQVKYADATELRSQPEDLRIMAELVEGKLKPLFPRLK, encoded by the coding sequence ATGAGCGAGCGACCGCGTTGGTTCCAAACCACAGCGATTGACTACCCCAACAGCAGACCCCACATTGGTACCGCTTTCGAGAAGCTGGGTGCCGATGTGCAGGCACGCTACCGCCGGATGGAAGGGTACGATGTGGTCATGCTCATGGGGAATGACGAAAACACCCTGAAGGTGGCAGACAAAGCCACCGAACTGGGGCGTGATACCCAGGAATACTGCGATGATATGGCCAGACAGTTCCGCGAAGTGTGGGACCTGCTGGACATTCAGTACGATGTCTTCATCCAGACCAGCCACGAACGCCACAAAAACTGTTGCCGAAAGTTCATCCAAAAAGTGTACGACAACGGCCACATTTATAAGGGGGAGTACTCCGGCTGGTTCTGCCCAGGGTGCGAAGAGTTCAAATCGGACAAAGTTCACAAGGATAACAACGGCAACTGCCCCAACCACAATCGCCCGTTGGTGCGTCGTTCCGAGCCGTGCTGGTTCTTTCGGTTGTCGGCGTTCAAGGATCGATTAATCAAACATTTGAAAGATCATCCGAATTTTATTCAGCCAGAAATCCGCCGCAACGAAATGCTGGGAATTCTGGAAGTGGATGGGCTGCTCGACCTGAATATTTCCCGCCAGGGGGAACAGTGGGGCATCCCACTGCCATTTGATCCGGAATTTACCATTTATGTCTGGTTCGATGCCCTGCTAACTTACATTACTGGCATTGGCTACGGCGATGATGAAGAGCAGTTTCGCAAATACTGGCCGTGCGATGTCCACTTCATCGGCAAGGATATCACACGCTTTCACACGCTGATATGGCCCGCGATGTTGTGGGCTGCGGGTGAGGAACTGCCACGGCAGGTGTTCAGCCACGGATTTGTGAATATCAATGGCACCAAAATGGGTAAAGCGTTGGGCAATGTGAAGGAGCCACGCGAAATCATCGAAAAGAGCAGCGTCGATGTTTACCGATATTACTTCATGAGGGAATGCCCCTTCCCGGACGATGGCGACTATAGTGGAGAACGCTACGAAGAGGTTAACGACAGCGAACTTTCCAATAACCTTGGGAACCTGCTCAGCCGCGTGGTCACCATTCCGGCGAAGAACTTTAATTCTGCTTTGACAGGCACTGCCAATCAACTGCCCCAACCCGCAGTGCCCGGCCTGGATCTGGCGTTGTTTGTGGGGAAAGTGCGGGAATTGGTGGAAACCTGCCGCTACAACATGGCATTGCAGACCATTTTTCTGGAACTGCTGACCCCAACGAACCAGTATCTGGAGAGTAATGCACCATGGAAGCTGGTGAAAACCGACATGGAAGCAGCGAAACAGGTGATTTTCAATGCGATTCAGTCGCTGCGGATTGCCAGTATTCTGCTGAAGCCGTTTATCCCCACGTCGGCAGCGACGATCTACAACAGCTTCAACTTCGATATCCCGTGGGATCAGGTAAAATATGCCGATGCCACCGAGTTGAGATCGCAGCCCGAAGATTTGCGAATTATGGCGGAACTGGTTGAAGGTAAATTGAAGCCTTTGTTCCCACGGCTGAAATGA
- a CDS encoding HlyD family efflux transporter periplasmic adaptor subunit, which translates to MKTLNILHIPKLAACLTFGFLVGCGPSNPNVDLGSPSKSDATDAPMVLGDPLFQYDEYADADSLTRFAPAGVTSNGLTVVFDKSDISSQVDGEIAWLGIETTDDTANSDLFRTEDGKAYRRLTLGDRVKKGTPIVFLDDRLARYESEIILTRAAAAEAEIKEATEALKITDELLARMQKGLNSQSIPFSELVNTLLSRARYRIDQAKVQGEIEVAKSENNKAKLQIERHKIVAPFDGIVVQVLKHRKESVKATDPILVLHNLSRLRAEATLPREYLGSFRTGQPVKLAAPDELPALTTFDKHPTNVPIVGLATTTVGEETFIISASKDGRLMIWGQDLLTKAVLRTRNQITNIAVTAPGAAAPKVLLGTDDGFAMLYDLAIADLTLPAPTSVMVDGETKLKHEGGVQASAFSPDGNWLVTADEKSIYMIDVAQGKLKYTFPKQKHYSSITSLTFTPQGKVVSAGKEPSIIVWKVGATGAEVDFVIEKRTGDVAHPGVTEDGRFLLVDASRNQLDMYHLGLGQKVNSIHSSLDTARFQKFAQFSPKLAGGNQRWIATMNTNEQTVQIWTSGTTTDEPYEVARLYCPRGGIALHSAFSPNATEPFIVVGTNRGEVHLWKLPATAKLGTRFDATTTFVDDALDASGRVRVTIDFNNTDDANRYILRPGQNIGVSFPFHEGMMKNR; encoded by the coding sequence ATGAAAACTTTGAATATTTTGCATATTCCCAAGCTCGCAGCATGCCTGACGTTTGGCTTTCTGGTTGGCTGCGGGCCATCGAACCCTAACGTCGACCTGGGCAGTCCAAGTAAATCGGATGCAACCGACGCACCCATGGTGCTGGGAGATCCTTTATTTCAATACGACGAATATGCCGATGCAGATTCCCTGACGCGGTTTGCGCCTGCAGGGGTCACCAGCAACGGCTTGACAGTTGTTTTTGACAAATCGGATATTTCCAGTCAGGTGGATGGTGAAATTGCCTGGCTGGGGATCGAAACTACCGATGATACCGCTAATTCGGATTTGTTCCGCACGGAAGATGGCAAGGCATACCGCCGGCTGACCCTGGGCGACCGTGTAAAGAAAGGCACACCGATTGTGTTTCTGGATGATCGCCTTGCTCGATATGAATCGGAAATTATCCTGACGCGTGCCGCTGCAGCCGAAGCCGAGATTAAAGAGGCTACTGAAGCATTGAAAATTACTGATGAGTTGCTTGCCAGAATGCAGAAAGGACTCAATTCGCAATCCATCCCGTTTTCGGAACTTGTTAATACTTTGCTGTCGCGTGCACGTTATCGGATTGATCAAGCCAAGGTACAGGGCGAGATTGAAGTCGCCAAATCGGAAAATAACAAAGCGAAACTTCAGATTGAACGCCACAAAATTGTGGCACCATTCGATGGAATTGTGGTGCAGGTGCTGAAGCACCGTAAGGAGTCGGTGAAGGCCACTGATCCGATTCTGGTGCTGCATAACCTTTCCCGCTTGCGGGCAGAAGCCACCCTGCCGCGTGAGTATCTGGGCAGTTTTCGCACCGGTCAACCGGTCAAACTGGCCGCACCGGACGAACTTCCTGCATTGACCACGTTTGATAAACACCCCACCAACGTGCCGATTGTGGGCTTAGCCACCACCACAGTTGGTGAGGAAACCTTCATTATTTCTGCCAGCAAAGATGGCCGGCTGATGATCTGGGGGCAGGACCTGCTGACAAAAGCAGTACTACGCACCCGCAACCAGATTACGAACATTGCCGTTACCGCACCAGGTGCAGCCGCACCGAAGGTGCTGCTGGGTACAGATGACGGCTTTGCAATGCTTTACGATCTGGCGATCGCTGATCTGACGTTGCCAGCACCCACATCGGTGATGGTGGATGGAGAAACCAAATTGAAGCACGAAGGTGGCGTGCAAGCGAGTGCATTCTCGCCCGATGGCAACTGGCTGGTAACCGCAGATGAAAAAAGCATTTACATGATTGATGTTGCTCAGGGCAAGTTGAAATATACCTTCCCGAAGCAAAAACACTATAGTTCCATCACTTCGCTGACCTTTACCCCCCAGGGGAAAGTGGTTTCGGCAGGGAAAGAACCGTCTATTATTGTCTGGAAAGTGGGTGCCACTGGTGCTGAAGTCGATTTTGTGATCGAAAAGCGAACTGGCGATGTAGCCCACCCTGGGGTAACTGAAGACGGGCGTTTTCTTCTGGTCGATGCCAGCCGTAACCAGTTGGATATGTACCACCTGGGGCTGGGGCAGAAAGTGAATTCCATCCACAGTAGCCTGGATACCGCCCGCTTTCAGAAGTTTGCCCAGTTCTCACCCAAACTGGCAGGTGGGAACCAGCGTTGGATTGCCACGATGAACACGAATGAACAAACCGTGCAGATCTGGACCAGCGGCACCACAACCGATGAACCTTACGAAGTGGCCCGCCTCTACTGCCCACGTGGGGGAATCGCACTGCATTCTGCCTTCTCACCGAATGCCACCGAACCATTTATTGTGGTGGGTACCAATCGAGGCGAAGTACACCTTTGGAAGTTACCTGCCACCGCAAAACTGGGTACCCGCTTCGATGCCACTACCACGTTTGTGGATGATGCACTGGACGCCAGCGGTCGCGTGCGGGTCACAATTGACTTCAACAACACCGACGATGCCAACCGTTACATTCTGCGACCTGGGCAGAATATCGGCGTCTCCTTCCCATTTCATGAAGGAATGATGAAGAACAGGTAA
- the glgC gene encoding glucose-1-phosphate adenylyltransferase, producing the protein MRDVLTIILAGGRGKRLDPLTRHRAKPAVPFGGIYRIIDFTLSNCLNSDLRQVMVLAQYKSRSLDQHIREGWNILSRSLGEYIEILSPQQRTSEEWYRGTADAIYHNIYTIEAEKRRYTLILAGDHVYRMDYRPMIQSHIERGADLTIGCIPVPITESDQFGIMQVDDSYRIRHFVEKPATCPPMPGSTDHCLGSMGIYVFNTDLLFEQLIEDQNAGGSHHDFGHNLIPMLIETHRVFAFPFTETSSPGGVSAYWRDVGTIHAFYEANIDLTTALPQLDLYDRDWPIRTYHEHDPPPKLVHNMPGEIGAARRGEAFDSLLSPGCIISGGHVRGSVLSPRVRVNSYAVVEDSILFDGVQVGRNCRIRRTIVDKNTVIPCDTTVGFDLDLDRRRGFHVSEEGIVVIPRDAVIQWHS; encoded by the coding sequence ATGCGCGATGTCTTAACAATTATTCTGGCAGGTGGCCGCGGGAAGCGCTTAGACCCCCTGACGAGGCACCGAGCCAAACCAGCAGTGCCATTCGGTGGGATTTACCGAATCATTGATTTCACATTATCCAACTGTCTGAATAGCGATCTGCGACAGGTGATGGTACTGGCACAGTACAAATCGCGAAGCCTGGACCAGCATATCCGGGAAGGTTGGAATATTCTCAGCCGCAGCCTGGGGGAATACATCGAAATTCTTTCCCCACAACAACGCACCAGCGAAGAATGGTATCGTGGAACCGCAGATGCGATTTACCACAACATCTATACGATTGAAGCAGAAAAACGTCGCTACACCCTGATTCTGGCTGGGGATCATGTGTATCGCATGGATTATCGCCCGATGATTCAGTCTCATATCGAGCGTGGTGCGGATCTGACGATCGGTTGTATTCCAGTGCCGATTACCGAAAGCGATCAGTTTGGGATTATGCAGGTCGACGATTCGTACCGTATTCGGCATTTTGTCGAAAAACCTGCCACCTGCCCCCCCATGCCAGGCAGCACCGATCACTGTCTCGGTTCGATGGGCATTTATGTGTTTAACACCGATCTATTATTTGAACAATTGATTGAAGATCAGAATGCCGGTGGGAGCCATCACGATTTCGGGCATAATCTGATTCCCATGCTGATTGAGACGCACCGCGTGTTTGCGTTTCCTTTTACAGAAACGAGTTCTCCCGGTGGGGTGAGTGCCTACTGGCGAGACGTGGGTACAATTCACGCTTTTTATGAGGCGAATATCGACCTGACGACTGCCTTACCGCAACTGGACCTGTACGATCGAGACTGGCCGATCCGCACCTACCATGAACATGATCCTCCACCGAAACTGGTACATAACATGCCCGGCGAAATAGGTGCGGCCCGACGTGGGGAGGCATTTGACAGTCTGCTGTCGCCTGGGTGCATCATTTCTGGTGGCCATGTTCGGGGTAGCGTGCTTTCCCCACGGGTGCGAGTCAACAGTTATGCAGTGGTGGAAGATTCTATCCTGTTCGACGGAGTGCAGGTGGGGCGGAATTGTCGCATTCGACGCACGATTGTCGATAAAAATACCGTCATTCCGTGTGACACAACCGTTGGCTTTGACCTGGATCTGGACCGCCGACGGGGTTTTCATGTGTCCGAAGAAGGAATTGTGGTCATCCCACGTGATGCAGTGATTCAGTGGCACAGTTAA
- a CDS encoding exonuclease SbcCD subunit D, with protein MRILHTADWHLGDRLGRQDRTADLRTAVEQVAKYCHQEQVDLLLVAGDLFSELARPDSLRDTIRHWGATFSDFLHQGGTIITLTGNHDNEVFCRTLAEAMELAAPEAVTADGVASRGRFYLATEPTFFRLSAPNEVQFLLMPYPTLKTYVPDGEKYSSTSAQEKYQKLMDAVVERMNQLRQSPHARPNLPMVLAAHLNVEGADIGNGLFRLSSEHDVVVKFDQLASDYTYIALGHIHKPQVLAGQEHIRYSGSIECLDLGEHNDQKSVVIVDIDENGLSTPPRVLPLQTRRVRRVLVDRPAVQLPQLMQQYPTGCNDLVRLEVHYHSGEDNLEQILKDLEVIFPHYYTREWSEKLDLGPVMPLSQEEIRTLSFQDTVRQYAMEQLLDQPESERNALLERLEQLLDQEATSS; from the coding sequence ATGCGAATACTGCACACTGCCGACTGGCACCTTGGTGATCGATTGGGCCGCCAGGATCGTACCGCCGACTTACGCACCGCTGTTGAACAGGTGGCCAAATACTGCCACCAGGAACAGGTCGATCTACTGCTGGTGGCGGGGGACCTGTTCAGCGAACTGGCCCGCCCGGATTCACTGCGGGATACGATTCGGCATTGGGGCGCTACTTTCAGCGATTTTCTGCACCAGGGTGGGACAATTATCACCCTGACCGGCAACCACGACAATGAAGTTTTCTGCCGCACATTGGCTGAGGCGATGGAACTTGCTGCACCAGAAGCAGTTACGGCAGATGGTGTTGCCAGTCGTGGGCGGTTTTATCTGGCCACGGAACCAACATTTTTTCGGCTGTCTGCACCCAATGAAGTGCAGTTTCTGCTGATGCCTTACCCCACGCTGAAGACCTATGTGCCCGATGGCGAAAAATATTCTTCTACCAGCGCACAGGAAAAATATCAGAAACTGATGGACGCAGTGGTGGAGAGAATGAACCAACTGCGGCAATCGCCCCACGCACGGCCGAACCTGCCCATGGTGCTGGCTGCCCACCTGAATGTGGAAGGTGCCGATATTGGTAATGGGCTATTTCGCCTCAGCAGCGAACATGATGTCGTGGTCAAATTCGATCAACTGGCCAGCGATTATACTTATATCGCTCTTGGCCATATTCACAAGCCGCAAGTCCTTGCAGGACAAGAACATATACGGTATTCGGGCAGCATCGAGTGCCTCGATCTAGGTGAGCATAACGACCAGAAAAGTGTGGTGATTGTTGATATTGATGAAAATGGCCTGTCCACACCACCGCGGGTGCTGCCGTTACAAACCCGTCGGGTACGTCGGGTGCTGGTCGATCGACCTGCGGTGCAATTGCCGCAACTGATGCAGCAATACCCCACCGGTTGCAACGATCTGGTGCGTCTGGAAGTGCATTATCATTCGGGCGAAGATAATCTGGAACAGATATTGAAGGATCTCGAAGTGATTTTTCCGCACTACTATACCAGAGAGTGGTCTGAAAAACTGGATCTGGGACCGGTGATGCCCCTGTCTCAGGAAGAAATCAGAACACTCAGCTTTCAGGATACTGTGCGGCAATATGCGATGGAGCAGTTGCTCGATCAGCCCGAATCCGAACGGAACGCACTTTTGGAACGCCTGGAACAATTATTGGATCAGGAAGCGACCAGTTCCTGA
- a CDS encoding DUF1080 domain-containing protein, translating into MMRYLLLMSLCTSLPMVGLGADGEEWIVQFNGKDLSGWTIDGPKTFTDKADNNKMKPLWTVENGLIRTEGKGFGFLRYDREFTDFVWHVEYRLSPTKGVNSGLGIRTGVFDPKKSTASRPSFFSYEIQLLDDSKAAPTKHTTCSLYRYVAPAKAAHKPAGEWNTMEITCRGPKIIINMNGTEVLNFDQSSDEKLKNKPLKGHVCLQSHSNMAEFRNLKIKELK; encoded by the coding sequence ATGATGCGTTATCTGCTGTTGATGAGTCTATGCACCAGTCTGCCGATGGTGGGGTTAGGTGCGGATGGTGAAGAGTGGATCGTACAGTTCAACGGCAAAGATCTGTCCGGTTGGACCATCGATGGGCCGAAAACCTTTACCGACAAAGCAGATAACAACAAAATGAAACCCCTCTGGACTGTGGAAAACGGCCTGATTCGTACCGAAGGAAAGGGGTTTGGTTTTTTGCGTTACGACCGAGAGTTTACCGATTTTGTATGGCACGTGGAATATCGCCTGTCACCCACAAAAGGGGTCAATAGTGGACTGGGGATTCGCACTGGTGTGTTCGATCCGAAGAAGTCAACTGCCAGCCGGCCTTCATTTTTCAGTTACGAAATTCAGTTGCTGGATGATTCAAAAGCCGCACCAACAAAACATACTACTTGTTCGCTGTATCGCTATGTGGCACCCGCCAAAGCAGCCCACAAACCAGCGGGAGAGTGGAATACCATGGAAATCACCTGCCGTGGGCCAAAAATTATCATTAATATGAATGGCACCGAGGTGCTGAACTTTGACCAGTCCAGCGATGAAAAACTGAAAAATAAGCCATTGAAAGGTCATGTGTGCCTGCAATCGCACAGCAACATGGCGGAATTTCGCAATCTGAAGATCAAGGAATTGAAGTAA